The Penicillium digitatum chromosome 6, complete sequence genome contains the following window.
ccaggatagattgtactactttatcttggttgtaggcttccagcagtaaatccttgatcgtagatggtggttcgggcaggtctggcagttcaggtggagtggttgtagtgactccgtttctctgtcgtgttgtgacgtttatctgtaggttttctttcttcagaacagtctggctctgatgcgctaagcgctcatccccctctttagggatatcctctgacctcctggtcagggcgtcgggctttgcaccttgttttccgggacggtacgtgatcttgaagttaaaccgggacaggaattcagaccatcgggcttggtggcggttcaggagtttcgttgtcgtgaaatattccagattgcggtggtcagttatgaccttcacgggcgagggtgtgccctccagttcgggacgccactcttcgaagcagcggattatggctagcagttctttatcgtatatctcatagttacactcggcggcggagtgttttttcgagaaaaatgcgatagggtgcagtattccagcgtcatcgtactgagacagtacaccggcagagacaaaatcagacgcgtctgtttccaggactatctccttggaccagtcaaacgctttcagaaccggggcagatgtaaacgccttcttcaaggcttcgaagctcagctggcagacaggtgtccattcgaaacggacgtctttcttcgtgagtctcacgagcggggcgatgactttcaagaagtctctgataaagcggcggtagaagttgccgaaaccaataaaggcttgcacatcagtcagacaggtcggtgttttccagttcacgatcgtttcgatcttgtcggggtccatacggataccatcttcaccgatgataataccaaggaacttcgtctcggacacacagaattcgcatttcgatagttttgcgaacaggcctgcctctcggaggcgctgaaggacttttcgtacatgttctatgtgttccgcacgcgtgcggctgtaaatcaggatatcgtccaggtaagcagtacagaaacagtccaggtactctcgtaacgtgtcgttgataaatcgttggaaggatgcgggggctccagttaaaccaaatggcatcaccaaagattcgaacagtcctaatctcgtacggaaggcagtcaggtattcttgtccctccgcaattcgcagattgttgaaggcggagatgatatcaatcttcgtaaagaacttcatccctttcaggttattcagggtttccttggtcagcggcaacgggtaacggtccttaacagtgattgcgttcggtgcacggtaatccacgcagaagcggagacctccgccgggtttcttcacgaacagaacaggcgaggcagcgggcgaggagctgggccgaatgaaccctttcctcaggttatcttcgatccagtctttcaggacctcgagctcatttcgggacatgggatagaggggcccaaaaggtaagggtttgtcctcttgtaagaccatcttgtggtcgtatgatcggtggggtggcaagcgctcggcttccttgggtgagaacacttcggcgaagtctctaaactcttcaggcagtgcagacacggggtcaggttcagtgtcggtcttggggttcagtgcagtctcgatgtccgcggttgtaattgcgaacatgctgtatttctttcttgcatacgcagcacacgcagctagcgatacggctgcaatgtctcgtttctcgagaccagttggtcgtgcaggcaggttcctcggacgggactttacaggtagcaggcggttcttcagtggtagcaggcggttcttcagcggtagcaggcggttcttcagcggtagcaggcggttcttcagcggtagcaggcggttcttcagtggtagcaggcggttcttcagcggtagcaggcggttcttcagtggtagcaggcggttcttcagcggtagcaggcggttcttcagcggtagcaggcggttcttcagtggtagcaggcggttcttcagtggtagcaggcggttcttcagcggtagcaggcggttcttcggtggtagcaggcggttcttcagtggtagcaggcggttcttcagtggtagcaggcggttcttcagcggtagcaggcggttcttcagcggtagcaggcggttcttcagtggtagcaggcggttcttcagtggtagcaggcggatcttcagtggtagcaggcggttcttcagcggtagcaggcggttcttcggtggtagcaggcggttcttcagtggtagcaggcggttcttcagcggtagcaggcggttcttcggtggtagcggtctgctcaggaccgggtctaccagagttcagttcgggggctttcggggcggttcagacattttcagacagtcaactcctaggggtaggagctacgtagtgtcagggtgcgggctggcaggacggtatgataggagatgactggcagggacaggtcgtaacagatcagattctcattgacaggtacaggcacaggcaggggcaggctaatatacaagacgtagctcgaagagctacaacaggatctagaactgaagttcaagataaacaggtcggagatcacgtgccgtgatcttccttttactaagcattacggttcacaccgtgacatatCGGGTCGGATCTATTCGTGTCTATATCGCATCGTATTGTAGTTTTTAGGTTCGTAAAGTGTAGTGTATTAGTTCGAATTTATCGGGTGCGAATTTTACGGTATATTTCTCAGCCTATATACTCGCCCTTTATAGTGCTTTCCCTAGTACCTTAATATTTTCTTCGTAGCTATTTAACACCGCTAGAATGTATATATCGTCGACCTACCTATATACCTCGCTCTCTCCGTAATATAGACCACGTAGTATATAGGCGCGTACTAATAGCGCGTTAAAGAGTAGGAGTAGGATTAGTGAGATTAGTGAGCCTTGTAGTATACCGGTTAGTATAGGAAATACTTCGCTAAGGTAGCCGTTTAGTAGCTTAATCCGGGTAGTCCGATTGGTAAGAAATAACTatactgtcacggtgcgaaccgtgatgcttagttagaggaagatcacggcacgtgatctctgacctgtttatctgagattctgtaaggatcgcatggtttctattggatagtgctaaacaccagttataatgtagggttattacataacatgccaagccctcgcttatccaacatgaaacccctttttcctgtgaccaattgcttggtccgagcgccgctgagtagcggcctcaggcgccgagagtatgcaaccctgcaatcctctcgggagcacatatctgaacttcagttctagatcctgttgtagctctgggagctacgtcttgtataatagcctgcccctgcccgtacctgtcaagtggaatctgatctgttacgacctgttcctaccagtcatctcctatcataccgtcctgccagcccgcaccctgacagtttagctagactaagtactaggagcaaacaaagaagtcatgtgacttctaacacCGCCCATGACTAGTATGTAGTCGTCCTGCATAGCaaaagacccttcttctccatgAAATAATCCCCCATTTTTGTATGTAAATCGAAAATCAAGGGTACAGGTCGCTTTTGTAGGTTGTTAGACCCACCTGCGTTACCCAGCGCTTGAACATCGTTTTTCCGAGAGGCTTTGTGAGACCGTCGGCAGCCATTTCAGCTATCGGGATTTTGATGAATTCCACATTACCAGCTGCGACTTCTTCACGAAGTCGATGATAACGAATGGCAATGTGGTTTGTTGCCGCATGGAACTCCGGATTTGATGCCAAAGCAATTGCTCCATTATTGTCTGCAAAAATAGGAATAGGCTTCCTAAGAAAACCTTCAATCCCAAGTTCTGCAAGCAATTGAGTTAACCAAAGTGCTTCTTGTACTGCTAGAGCTTCAGCAATGTATTCACTCTCAGTGGTGGAGAGAGTAACACATGGTTGTTTCTTAGAGGTCCAAGAAATTGCTCCACCAGCCATCTTGAACAGGAAACCAGATGTGGAAAGTCCTTTCTCACTATGTGGTCCTGCCCAGTCAGCATCGCAGTAGCCAGATACTGCCATTGAGCATGAAATCAGATCTATTTCTGGtaagaaagagattgtaAGAAAATTTGTACCAGCAAGATAGCGAAAAACCCTTTTCAGTGCCTGGAAGTGAATTTCACCTGGATTTTTGGCATGCTTTGCAAGCTTGATGACAGTTATGCTGGCGCAGCACTAAAAATGGTGCTACGACGGTGCTGCAGCACCAAGTGCTATAGCACCATATAACAGCACCAAAATTCCCTTAGTGCTGCGGGACTTATCAAGGCCAATCTCTGTATACGTggtgaaagagagaagctatctataGGCACTAGCTAGACTAAAGCACTGGGAGTAAACAtggaagtcacatgacttctaaTAGATACAGACCTACAACTCCAGCCCCGATGATATATATATACTCTACTTTCTCTGTCCAGTGAAGGGTCTAGGCTTTCTTCCTCTCGGTAGCTCGCGAGAGCGGAAGGGACAATGTTCTCGATCCTAGTCACCCCAAAGTTACCAGGATTATCAGGACCACAGAGTGAATAGCCTGGAAAGCAGGAGCATTCAAACAAATGGGCCGTCCGGTGCTTCGGAGGATCCTGATATAGAGCAACTAGGATAGAAGGGCTCGGTAATAAatagactgcggcatatccgctccaatggatatcagatcgatccttatatccgcaatttgcggatattggatatgagttgatatccacatccgcactgcggatatccttggatatccgcactagcataactctcgcttactttcccccttatagcctgtcacatgatcttaatgcagcttaccaatatttccttaccactgaaataaacgcatgtttggtcctgacagaaccaaccccttcaatcgacagtcggccctttgaaattttaggaaatagacatgtatcgaaggtctccttatacagtatttgtaggtggtgtcgtagttttcttagtccaacgttttcatgtaaaggtggccgtagattaacgattttgtggtaaattacatgtagaaatatatatttaactactgttaactatgataaacttcgtaggagatagaacatggaaaatcaaaacctttattattggataagttcgttcgattttaggctcaaataaaagctaagagtcccagctgtctactgattattttcttaatccgttttgactactagaacttgagaaacccgagataaaagttctcaaaatgcggactttgcgagtttcgatgtcttgcggatatc
Protein-coding sequences here:
- a CDS encoding Allantoate permease; its protein translation is MSRPGPEQTATTEEPPATAEEPPATTEEPPATTEEPPATAEEPPATTEDPPATTEEPPATTEEPPATAEEPPATAEEPPATTEEPPATTEEPPATTEEPPATAEEPPATTEEPPATTEEPPATAEEPPATAEEPPATTEEPPATAEEPPATTEEPPATAEEPPATAEEPPATAEEPPATTEEPPATCKVPSEEPACTTNWSRETRHCSRIASCVCCVCKKEIQHVRNYNRGHRDCTEPQDRH